The following coding sequences are from one Ruminococcus flavefaciens AE3010 window:
- a CDS encoding polysaccharide biosynthesis protein, with product MKKTLEKFSIRRIILAFADVFIVISAALIANFVLSFFKADISRSDVLMSFALCSLTCCGSLFIFGAYSKLWRFFHKRDYLSCIHGVVFGFLTAGIIVYIIRKDVPALFLTVQAAITMVGVCLFRLLFKETFVTFSKSKTDGSRKRTMIVGGGQTCRMILTEIENAKNSPYEDDKVSAVYDPVCIIDDDRNKIGTEINGVTVVGTTNEIHKFVDQQHIEQIIFAIPSCLEDERKRILDICSGTNVKVKIVPFIGSLIFDGGNTPLLTQMRDIKVEDLLGRAPVKFDNAEIRSFISGKVCMVTGGGGSIGSELARQIAKYDPAQIIIVDIYENNAYEVQQELIMEYGDSLNLTVLIASVRDYYRMNCIFSRYKPDIVFHAAAHKHVPLMENSPMEAIKNNVIGTFNTATLAQFHGVKKFVMISTDKAVNPTNVMGASKRCCEMIIQYLSQQHDGCTEFVTTRFGNVLGSHGSVIPLFRRQIETGKPVTVTHPDVIRYFMTIPEAVSLVMEAAAIANGGEIFVLDMGKPVHIVRLAENLIRMYGKVPYKDVEIKFTGLRPGEKLREELLMDEEGLQKTSNELIFIGKQIELDSEKFIKQLRKLRNAAKENINDVAVEALHEIVPTFTTPEEFNRAELIKEKKNPKLQEEEYDIRYPKKN from the coding sequence TTGAAAAAAACACTTGAGAAATTCAGCATACGCAGGATAATTCTCGCGTTTGCCGATGTATTCATCGTAATTTCAGCAGCACTTATTGCCAATTTTGTGCTTTCGTTCTTTAAAGCGGATATAAGCCGATCCGACGTGCTTATGAGCTTTGCCCTGTGCTCGCTGACCTGCTGCGGCTCACTGTTCATCTTCGGAGCCTACAGCAAGCTGTGGAGATTCTTCCACAAGAGAGACTACCTGTCCTGTATTCACGGAGTCGTTTTCGGCTTCCTTACAGCAGGGATCATAGTCTATATCATACGCAAGGACGTTCCTGCACTGTTCCTGACCGTACAGGCAGCCATTACAATGGTCGGGGTATGCCTGTTCAGACTGCTGTTCAAGGAGACTTTCGTTACGTTCTCCAAGTCCAAGACAGACGGCAGCCGCAAGCGCACTATGATAGTGGGCGGCGGTCAGACCTGCCGCATGATACTCACAGAGATCGAGAACGCCAAGAATTCGCCCTATGAGGACGACAAGGTGTCCGCAGTATACGACCCTGTATGTATCATCGACGACGACAGGAACAAGATAGGTACCGAGATAAACGGCGTTACCGTTGTTGGTACTACCAATGAGATACACAAATTCGTGGATCAGCAGCACATCGAGCAGATAATCTTCGCCATTCCCTCATGCCTTGAGGACGAGCGCAAGCGTATCCTCGATATATGCTCGGGAACCAATGTCAAGGTCAAGATAGTGCCCTTCATCGGAAGCCTTATCTTCGACGGCGGCAATACTCCCCTCCTCACTCAGATGCGCGATATCAAGGTGGAGGATCTTCTGGGACGTGCTCCCGTTAAGTTCGACAACGCAGAGATACGCAGCTTCATCAGCGGCAAGGTCTGCATGGTCACAGGAGGCGGCGGTTCCATCGGCTCGGAGCTTGCCCGTCAGATAGCCAAGTACGATCCCGCACAGATAATCATAGTAGATATTTACGAAAACAACGCCTACGAGGTTCAGCAGGAGCTTATCATGGAGTACGGCGACTCCCTTAACCTGACGGTGCTTATCGCCTCCGTAAGGGACTACTACCGTATGAACTGCATATTCTCACGCTACAAGCCCGATATCGTGTTCCATGCGGCTGCTCACAAGCATGTTCCCCTTATGGAGAACTCGCCCATGGAGGCTATCAAGAACAATGTCATCGGTACGTTCAATACCGCTACCCTTGCACAGTTCCACGGCGTAAAGAAGTTCGTTATGATATCAACAGACAAGGCGGTAAATCCCACCAACGTCATGGGCGCTTCAAAGCGCTGCTGCGAGATGATAATACAGTATCTGTCACAGCAGCATGACGGCTGCACCGAGTTCGTGACCACACGTTTCGGCAATGTTCTCGGCTCACACGGCTCTGTTATACCGCTTTTCAGACGTCAGATAGAGACAGGAAAGCCTGTTACGGTAACTCACCCCGACGTTATAAGATACTTTATGACTATCCCCGAGGCTGTAAGCCTTGTTATGGAGGCTGCCGCTATCGCTAACGGCGGTGAGATATTCGTACTTGATATGGGCAAGCCCGTACACATCGTAAGACTTGCGGAAAACCTTATCCGCATGTACGGAAAAGTACCCTATAAAGATGTGGAGATAAAGTTCACGGGACTCCGCCCCGGTGAGAAGCTCCGCGAAGAGCTCCTTATGGACGAGGAGGGACTGCAGAAGACCTCCAACGAGCTCATATTCATCGGCAAGCAGATAGAGCTTGACAGCGAGAAGTTCATCAAGCAGCTGAGAAAGCTACGCAACGCAGCCAAGGAAAACATCAACGATGTGGCTGTTGAGGCTCTCCACGAGATAGTTCCCACGTTCACAACTCCCGAGGAGTTCAACCGTGCAGAGCTTATCAAGGAAAAGAAAAACCCGAAGCTTCAGGAAGAGGAATACGATATCCGCTATCCTAAGAAAAACTGA
- a CDS encoding YfhO family protein — MAKSKATGTKAGTAAARNKIGSTKPAVTAADIIAEKRGHKFRPVFYILSFLVPFLLTFVSYICFDVYPFGERSVLTLDLNGQYIYYFEYLRKAFWGDGSFFYSWSRNLSGGFMGIIGYYLASPFTLIVMLLPRKMILESVMIMQMTKVGAAGLTFCVYAQKSKNLKPLQSVMFSTMYAMMAYVVIQLIDPMWIDGPIFLPLIILGVEYLVDDGRKLNFIIPTAIMFIANFYIGFMIAIFIALYFLYYVFFGTQRKFKGLSEYFTVFVRMGIAAFVTVLCSAIMILPVYNALALGKFDFSVPDYSLRAMFNPIELVPCLMPNQYYSVNVDEGTRMYGRPEIYCGVLTFVLIPLFFANKKIKRNNKIGYGFMVFVLLFSMFIKPINMMWHGGQDPNWLPYRYSFLLSFILVSMAAEVFSHLDGYKLTLPSVLVSGGIISGLTAIFCTMMKSFNYNEDRYKYVAILPYKEYLDSSDAKQQIWLGTIAFGLTLAGIYLVGVYMYSHSRTKKGRNAITVAMALLIFFETGFNCFDSFRKIYKEVGNSGKNTYTDIMSAPDVVKELEEYDGGFYRAEKTYSRMVNDDLAYGLKGISHSSSVMNSRAITFIETMGYFTQSFESKYEGCNPLADSILGIKYVLDDPDRRISSSEMLDSSYIKRLTTTYKKDNNVTGTIDIWENPNALGIGYMADDDILILSGLGNDNPFNSLNNFLSSMTGNTADYSTVPIEPKQYYVPFDCDIHYDDSKVYLHDYNNNGTMHDCYEAYAGVDDAVINVDVTVPHKGNIYMHLGSEMRRATNVWVAVKGEDGVYRGQKSGTEAYDGYGTYFNTNSSPIVRMGPFEAGDEVEIRLTIPPSGENGQYDGTDEYIMIRKEAGFNFYYLDEEAFTEDIQKLKANPWNLDMSKTNDRYLVGDIDAQDGQILMTSIPYEPGWEVQIDGKTVDSLISEETLESGQKILRNNEGTEGPVIVLGALMGIRVPSGHHTVSMKYTPPGFNMGLIALILGLACLVYFYVYDKKHNKVLIAKKNAKKILKGEKVEEEPEEEPEDTKKAKDDKDTKESKKPKENKKPSDPNKKKVEIIKSKGAVTAEPIKKAEETAEEVVNDAERFIANADEEFKKAADKTEAAVEKAEEAAEDIIEEAEEAAEEIKETAEEAAETVKEAAEKTAPKKNNNGNKKKKK, encoded by the coding sequence TTGGCTAAGTCAAAAGCTACGGGCACAAAGGCAGGCACAGCCGCTGCCCGCAACAAGATCGGCAGCACAAAACCCGCCGTTACTGCCGCAGACATCATAGCCGAGAAGCGCGGACACAAGTTCAGACCTGTATTCTATATACTGTCTTTTCTCGTTCCGTTCTTGCTGACATTCGTGTCATACATCTGCTTTGATGTCTACCCATTCGGAGAGCGCTCAGTGCTCACACTTGACCTCAACGGTCAGTACATCTACTATTTCGAGTACCTCAGAAAAGCATTCTGGGGCGACGGAAGCTTTTTCTACAGCTGGAGCAGAAACCTGTCCGGCGGCTTCATGGGTATCATCGGATACTATCTCGCAAGTCCTTTCACGCTGATCGTAATGCTGCTGCCGAGGAAGATGATCCTCGAAAGCGTAATGATCATGCAGATGACAAAGGTGGGCGCAGCAGGTCTTACCTTCTGTGTATACGCTCAGAAGTCAAAGAACCTCAAGCCTCTTCAGTCTGTCATGTTCTCAACGATGTACGCAATGATGGCATATGTCGTTATCCAGCTCATCGACCCCATGTGGATCGACGGTCCCATATTCCTGCCGCTGATAATCCTCGGCGTTGAATATCTGGTGGACGACGGACGCAAGCTGAACTTCATTATCCCCACAGCGATAATGTTCATCGCAAACTTCTATATCGGCTTTATGATAGCCATTTTCATCGCTTTGTACTTCCTTTATTATGTATTCTTCGGAACACAGCGGAAATTCAAGGGACTCAGCGAATACTTCACTGTATTCGTAAGAATGGGCATTGCTGCTTTTGTAACGGTGCTGTGCAGTGCAATAATGATACTCCCCGTTTACAATGCACTTGCTCTCGGTAAGTTCGATTTCTCTGTTCCCGATTACAGTCTCAGGGCAATGTTCAACCCCATTGAGCTGGTACCCTGTCTCATGCCTAACCAGTATTACTCGGTAAACGTTGACGAGGGCACACGTATGTACGGACGTCCCGAGATATACTGCGGCGTGCTCACATTCGTTCTCATACCGCTGTTCTTCGCAAACAAGAAGATAAAGAGAAACAACAAGATCGGCTACGGCTTCATGGTATTCGTACTGCTGTTCAGTATGTTCATCAAGCCCATAAATATGATGTGGCACGGCGGACAGGATCCTAACTGGCTCCCATACAGATATTCATTCCTGCTCTCATTCATTCTTGTATCAATGGCTGCGGAGGTATTCTCTCACCTCGACGGCTACAAGCTGACGCTGCCCAGCGTTCTCGTATCGGGCGGTATCATAAGCGGTCTTACTGCAATATTCTGCACTATGATGAAGAGCTTCAACTACAACGAGGACAGGTACAAGTACGTTGCTATACTGCCGTACAAGGAATACCTTGACTCCTCCGACGCAAAGCAGCAGATATGGCTTGGTACTATCGCATTCGGTCTTACACTTGCAGGCATATACCTTGTAGGCGTATATATGTACAGCCATTCAAGGACAAAGAAGGGCAGAAACGCCATAACAGTGGCTATGGCTCTCCTTATATTCTTTGAAACAGGCTTCAACTGCTTCGACTCATTCAGAAAGATCTACAAAGAGGTCGGCAACTCGGGCAAGAACACTTATACCGATATCATGAGCGCTCCCGACGTTGTAAAGGAGCTTGAAGAATACGACGGCGGCTTCTACCGCGCCGAAAAGACCTACAGCCGTATGGTAAACGACGACCTTGCATACGGTCTCAAGGGTATCTCACACTCCAGCTCGGTAATGAACTCAAGAGCTATCACATTTATCGAGACTATGGGTTATTTCACCCAGAGCTTCGAGTCCAAGTATGAGGGCTGCAATCCTCTTGCAGACTCGATACTCGGCATCAAGTACGTTCTTGACGATCCCGACAGAAGAATATCAAGCTCGGAAATGCTTGATTCATCTTACATCAAGCGTTTAACAACAACATATAAAAAGGACAATAATGTAACAGGGACCATCGATATCTGGGAGAACCCCAACGCTCTCGGCATCGGTTATATGGCTGACGACGATATCCTTATCCTTTCGGGTCTCGGCAACGATAACCCATTCAACAGCCTTAACAACTTCCTCAGCTCTATGACGGGCAATACTGCTGACTATTCAACTGTACCAATAGAGCCAAAGCAGTACTATGTTCCTTTTGACTGTGATATACACTACGACGATTCAAAGGTATATCTCCACGATTACAACAACAACGGCACTATGCACGACTGCTACGAAGCATACGCAGGTGTTGACGATGCTGTTATCAACGTTGACGTAACTGTTCCTCACAAGGGAAACATCTATATGCACCTGGGCTCCGAAATGAGAAGAGCTACCAACGTATGGGTAGCCGTAAAGGGCGAGGACGGCGTATACAGAGGTCAGAAGTCAGGTACAGAGGCTTATGACGGCTACGGCACATACTTCAATACAAACTCTTCACCTATCGTAAGAATGGGTCCCTTTGAGGCCGGAGACGAGGTAGAAATAAGACTTACTATCCCGCCCTCAGGCGAGAACGGTCAGTACGACGGAACCGACGAGTATATAATGATAAGAAAGGAAGCAGGCTTCAACTTCTACTACCTTGACGAAGAGGCTTTCACAGAGGATATCCAGAAGCTGAAGGCTAATCCGTGGAACCTTGACATGAGCAAGACCAACGACCGTTACCTTGTAGGCGACATTGACGCTCAGGACGGTCAGATACTCATGACATCGATCCCTTACGAGCCGGGCTGGGAGGTACAGATCGACGGCAAGACCGTTGACAGCCTTATCTCGGAAGAAACTCTTGAATCGGGTCAGAAGATACTCAGAAACAATGAGGGCACAGAGGGTCCCGTTATCGTTCTGGGAGCTCTCATGGGCATACGCGTTCCGTCAGGACACCACACCGTATCCATGAAGTACACTCCTCCCGGCTTCAATATGGGTCTTATAGCACTTATACTGGGTCTTGCTTGTCTGGTATACTTCTATGTATATGACAAGAAGCACAACAAGGTGCTCATTGCAAAAAAGAATGCAAAGAAGATACTCAAGGGCGAAAAGGTAGAGGAAGAGCCCGAGGAAGAACCCGAGGACACCAAGAAAGCCAAGGACGACAAGGATACCAAGGAGTCCAAAAAGCCCAAGGAGAACAAGAAGCCAAGCGACCCCAACAAGAAAAAGGTCGAGATAATCAAATCCAAGGGTGCGGTAACTGCCGAGCCCATAAAGAAAGCCGAAGAAACAGCTGAAGAGGTCGTGAACGACGCCGAAAGATTCATCGCAAATGCCGATGAAGAGTTCAAAAAGGCTGCCGACAAGACCGAAGCTGCTGTGGAAAAGGCAGAGGAAGCCGCTGAGGATATCATCGAAGAAGCGGAAGAAGCTGCCGAGGAGATCAAGGAAACAGCTGAAGAAGCAGCAGAGACCGTTAAGGAAGCTGCTGAAAAGACCGCTCCTAAGAAAAACAACAACGGCAATAAGAAAAAGAAGAAGTGA
- a CDS encoding CpsB/CapC family capsule biosynthesis tyrosine phosphatase has protein sequence MLTDYHCHILPEFDDGAKDAETSLEMLNIMKEQGVERIIATPHFYAHEERSLTEYLLRREDAYESMESLAAAQNIALPNMVLGAEVAIEHGISKIHGIDKLAIEDSDLILLELPFRDYEDWMSEEINAIRSEYGLTIVLAHIHRYLAYYTPENFERILQTDAVFQFNNEVFLLEREAKLIKQLTDDKRSIIFGSDAHNTDTRRPNWDIILERCDPDILKASNEFLKPAANEVIGEG, from the coding sequence ATGCTTACAGATTACCATTGCCATATTCTGCCTGAATTTGACGACGGTGCTAAGGACGCAGAGACCTCTCTGGAGATGTTGAACATCATGAAAGAGCAGGGCGTAGAGCGTATTATTGCTACGCCCCATTTCTATGCCCACGAGGAACGGTCCCTGACAGAGTACCTGCTGAGACGTGAGGACGCCTATGAGAGTATGGAGTCCCTTGCTGCTGCGCAGAATATAGCTTTACCGAATATGGTGCTCGGAGCAGAGGTCGCCATCGAGCACGGCATCTCTAAGATACACGGAATCGACAAGCTCGCCATTGAGGATTCGGATCTTATCCTGCTGGAGCTGCCTTTCCGCGACTATGAGGACTGGATGTCCGAGGAGATAAACGCGATCAGGTCCGAATACGGACTGACTATCGTTCTCGCTCATATACATCGCTATCTTGCGTATTATACGCCCGAGAACTTTGAAAGGATACTGCAGACTGACGCTGTTTTTCAGTTCAATAATGAGGTTTTCCTGCTGGAGAGAGAGGCAAAGCTCATTAAACAGCTCACCGACGACAAGCGCAGTATCATTTTCGGCAGCGATGCCCATAACACGGACACGCGCCGACCTAATTGGGATATTATTTTGGAGAGATGTGATCCCGATATTTTAAAGGCTTCAAATGAGTTTCTGAAGCCTGCAGCAAACGAAGTAATTGGAGAGGGATAA
- a CDS encoding cellulase family glycosylhydrolase yields the protein MFKNSMNVKRFVSISAAAACILSSLRIAPLSVSDAADKTMTAFEITENMKVGWNLGNTLDAYAQEPDPNDPKTYIPVASAGLETETCWGCAKANETLFKSLKAKGFNTVRIPTTWFQHLDENDNIDPAWLARVHQVVDYAYKNDMYVILNVHHEEGWINRPDLATAYDDIKPRLMKLWEQIATEFKDYDQHLIFECMNEPRAKGTDHEWWYAKPVAEADVINKLEADFVKLIRGMDGPYAKTRLLMLPGYVASSDKTFLNQIVLPENDDFLAVSIHAYTPYNFTMNTNEAEGAYHDTFTKEFSNDLAYNLQNFRDMFINKDIPVVIGEMGTSDFGNTQARVEWTTQYFETTKKYGIPCVLWDNGQKKDASDPTQNPGEVHGYIDRETGEWFENNLPIINKMMEIMNDKSIVWGSDGKMPTYDHQDLSTGKVFLENAEIDVAKEKEYGNSTPGKEISWDDLKGKEVAIKYTGDQPILAVSDKDYKGWSEMAAYTVDEANGIAYYLVDQQVPKAYSGDLSTINHMQARTPGKTNIEKIVILDAPDVKIDVPVDKTKKKTIDLSNAKSDDTLVITIKGEPNTDTNGAIGYNGDGWEQIEWEGKTDDKGILFVSFPMSKFPAGLTSAEAQIWYQAELVDFEGISFVNTAQTTTTTTSTTTSVPTTTTTTTTITSSDTTTSETTTATTTAPEPKKGGNGDANQDGQVDMSDVVLIMQSLANPNKYKLDEKASAAADVYENNGVTTQDALAIQMYLLKLVTELPVPAGTVVG from the coding sequence ATGTTCAAGAATTCTATGAATGTGAAGCGTTTCGTAAGCATTTCTGCTGCTGCAGCATGCATTCTGTCTTCGCTTCGCATCGCTCCGCTCAGCGTTTCCGACGCCGCGGACAAGACAATGACAGCATTTGAGATCACAGAAAACATGAAGGTGGGTTGGAACCTCGGCAACACCCTCGACGCTTATGCTCAGGAGCCCGATCCCAACGATCCCAAAACCTATATCCCCGTTGCAAGCGCAGGACTTGAGACAGAGACCTGCTGGGGCTGCGCAAAGGCAAACGAGACTCTCTTCAAGTCTCTCAAGGCAAAGGGCTTCAATACAGTCCGTATCCCCACAACATGGTTCCAGCACCTTGACGAAAACGACAACATCGACCCCGCATGGCTCGCAAGAGTTCATCAGGTAGTTGACTACGCTTACAAGAACGACATGTACGTTATCCTTAACGTTCACCATGAAGAGGGCTGGATCAACAGACCTGATCTCGCTACAGCTTATGACGATATCAAGCCCAGACTCATGAAGCTCTGGGAGCAGATCGCTACAGAATTCAAGGATTACGATCAGCACCTCATTTTTGAGTGCATGAACGAGCCCCGTGCTAAGGGCACAGACCATGAATGGTGGTATGCAAAGCCTGTTGCTGAGGCTGACGTTATCAACAAGCTGGAGGCTGACTTCGTTAAGCTCATCAGAGGCATGGACGGTCCTTACGCTAAGACCCGTCTCCTTATGCTCCCCGGCTATGTTGCAAGCTCGGACAAGACCTTCCTCAATCAGATCGTTCTTCCCGAGAATGACGACTTCCTTGCAGTTTCTATCCACGCTTATACTCCTTACAACTTCACAATGAACACAAACGAGGCAGAAGGCGCTTACCACGACACCTTCACAAAGGAGTTCAGCAACGATCTGGCTTACAACCTCCAGAACTTCCGCGATATGTTCATCAATAAGGACATTCCTGTAGTAATCGGCGAAATGGGTACTTCCGACTTCGGAAACACACAGGCTCGTGTTGAGTGGACAACTCAGTACTTCGAGACTACAAAGAAATACGGTATCCCCTGCGTTCTCTGGGATAACGGACAGAAAAAGGATGCCAGCGATCCCACTCAGAACCCGGGTGAGGTACACGGCTATATCGACCGTGAGACAGGCGAATGGTTTGAAAACAACCTTCCTATCATCAACAAGATGATGGAGATCATGAACGATAAGTCTATCGTTTGGGGCAGCGATGGCAAGATGCCTACTTACGACCACCAGGATCTCTCAACAGGTAAGGTATTCCTCGAGAATGCTGAGATCGATGTAGCAAAGGAAAAGGAATACGGCAACTCAACTCCCGGTAAGGAGATCTCTTGGGATGACCTCAAGGGCAAGGAAGTTGCTATCAAGTACACAGGCGATCAGCCTATCCTTGCAGTTTCCGATAAGGACTACAAGGGCTGGTCTGAAATGGCTGCTTACACAGTTGACGAAGCTAACGGTATCGCTTACTATCTCGTAGATCAGCAGGTTCCAAAGGCTTACTCAGGTGACCTTTCAACTATCAACCATATGCAGGCAAGAACACCAGGCAAGACAAACATCGAAAAGATCGTTATCCTCGATGCTCCCGATGTTAAGATCGACGTTCCTGTTGACAAGACAAAGAAGAAAACAATCGACTTATCAAATGCTAAGTCAGATGATACTCTCGTTATCACAATCAAGGGCGAACCCAACACCGATACAAACGGCGCTATCGGCTACAACGGCGACGGCTGGGAGCAGATAGAGTGGGAAGGCAAGACTGACGATAAAGGTATTCTCTTTGTTAGTTTTCCAATGAGCAAATTCCCTGCAGGTCTTACTTCCGCTGAAGCTCAGATCTGGTATCAGGCAGAACTTGTTGACTTTGAGGGAATCAGCTTCGTCAACACAGCTCAAACAACTACAACAACTACATCAACTACAACTTCTGTTCCTACAACAACTACAACAACCACAACTATCACTTCCTCTGATACAACTACATCAGAGACAACAACAGCTACAACTACTGCTCCCGAGCCTAAGAAGGGCGGCAACGGTGACGCTAACCAGGACGGTCAGGTAGATATGTCTGACGTAGTTCTTATCATGCAGTCTCTTGCAAACCCCAACAAGTACAAGCTTGATGAAAAGGCTTCAGCAGCTGCTGACGTTTATGAGAACAACGGTGTTACAACTCAGGACGCACTTGCTATCCAGATGTATCTCCTCAAGCTCGTTACAGAGCTCCCTGTTCCCGCAGGCACAGTTGTTGGCTAA
- the glmM gene encoding phosphoglucosamine mutase, translated as MGKYFGTDGFRGTANENLTADHAYKVGRFLGWYYGELKRRKGDDSAARIVIGKDTRRSSYMFEYSLVGGLTASGADAYLLHVTTTPSVAYISRVDSFDCGIMISASHNPYHDNGIKLINGQGEKMEDEVIDLVEAYLDGNLEAFGQKWDEVPFAHGEKIGKSVDYVSGRNRYLGYLISLGMYSFRGMKIGLDCANGSAWNIAKSVFEALGAETHVINAAPTGININNNAGSTHIEGLQKFVVENGLDVGFAYDGDADRCLCVDEKGNVITGDHILYIYGRYMKEGGRLLNNTVVTTVMSNFGLYRAFDEIGIEYAKTAVGDKYVYEYMKEHGCCIGGEQSGHIIFSKYASTGDGILTSLKIMQVIMSRQKKLSELAAPFVVYPQVLENVKVKDKAAAQADPDVRAEVDKVAAELGDAGRILVRESGTEPLVRVMVEARDESVCRSCVDRVVNVIKQKGHTL; from the coding sequence GTGGGAAAATATTTTGGAACTGATGGATTCAGAGGTACGGCTAATGAAAATCTTACAGCCGATCATGCATATAAAGTAGGACGCTTTCTGGGCTGGTATTACGGCGAGCTCAAAAGAAGAAAGGGCGACGACAGTGCTGCACGCATAGTAATAGGCAAGGACACACGCCGTTCAAGCTATATGTTCGAGTACTCACTGGTAGGCGGACTTACCGCATCGGGCGCAGACGCATATCTGCTCCATGTTACAACGACCCCCTCTGTGGCATACATATCAAGAGTTGACAGCTTTGACTGCGGTATAATGATATCCGCAAGCCACAACCCTTACCACGATAACGGCATCAAGCTCATAAACGGACAGGGCGAGAAAATGGAGGACGAGGTGATTGACCTTGTTGAGGCATACCTTGACGGGAACCTTGAAGCTTTCGGACAGAAGTGGGACGAGGTACCCTTTGCACACGGCGAGAAGATAGGCAAGAGCGTGGACTATGTTTCGGGCAGAAACCGCTATCTCGGCTATCTCATCTCTCTTGGCATGTATTCATTCAGAGGCATGAAGATAGGTCTTGACTGCGCAAACGGCTCCGCATGGAACATTGCAAAGTCTGTATTTGAGGCTCTCGGCGCAGAGACTCACGTTATAAATGCAGCTCCTACAGGCATAAACATCAACAACAATGCAGGCTCCACACATATCGAGGGACTTCAGAAGTTCGTAGTTGAGAACGGTCTTGACGTGGGCTTTGCCTACGATGGTGACGCTGACCGCTGCCTGTGTGTTGACGAAAAGGGAAATGTCATTACAGGCGACCATATCCTTTATATCTACGGCAGATACATGAAAGAGGGCGGCAGACTCCTCAACAATACAGTTGTTACCACAGTAATGTCCAACTTCGGTCTTTACAGAGCCTTTGACGAGATAGGCATCGAATACGCAAAGACAGCAGTAGGCGACAAGTACGTTTACGAATACATGAAGGAGCACGGCTGCTGCATCGGCGGCGAACAGTCGGGACACATTATCTTCTCCAAGTACGCTTCAACAGGCGACGGTATCCTCACCAGCCTGAAGATAATGCAGGTCATCATGTCCCGTCAGAAGAAGCTCAGCGAGCTTGCAGCTCCATTCGTAGTATATCCTCAGGTCCTTGAGAACGTAAAGGTCAAGGACAAGGCTGCCGCACAGGCTGATCCCGATGTACGCGCAGAGGTCGACAAGGTAGCAGCAGAGCTTGGCGACGCAGGAAGAATACTCGTCCGTGAGAGCGGTACAGAGCCTCTTGTAAGAGTTATGGTAGAGGCTCGGGACGAGTCTGTATGCCGCAGCTGCGTTGACAGAGTGGTAAATGTTATCAAGCAGAAGGGGCATACATTATAA
- the fliB gene encoding flagellin lysine-N-methylase, with protein sequence MIYRTPQYCRDFRCIAGDCRDSCCRGWEIDIDSDTYGYYMSVGGEFGERLRNSIQDGCFTLTEDERCPFLNEQGLCDIYTELGGDKLCQICSDHPRYFEWFGAFKEGGVGLCCEAAARLILSRPFALCEEEVPFESASGEYDEELLSLLLDVREEMFAVLGDETIPLNESLCRVLDIAEEAQQYIDMPAAEAAETVPEDALRAIFGCLEELEPIDENWLPYIQDCKAKLPAAPAADSDHLPYLRRIVQYLIFRYLLKSVYDGEVLAYAKFGLVSVIVISSLYRCKAAEGTCGFEECAEIAKNYSKEVEYSDENMEQLIELFRTEDYFSCTSLKKLLTALTGDNVGRI encoded by the coding sequence ATGATATACAGAACTCCCCAATACTGCCGAGACTTCCGATGTATCGCAGGGGACTGCCGAGACAGCTGCTGCAGGGGCTGGGAAATAGACATCGACAGCGATACCTATGGATACTACATGAGCGTGGGCGGAGAATTCGGCGAAAGGCTCAGAAACAGCATACAGGACGGCTGCTTTACCCTGACCGAAGACGAGCGCTGCCCATTTCTCAATGAGCAGGGGCTCTGCGATATATACACCGAGCTTGGCGGGGATAAGCTCTGCCAGATATGCTCTGACCACCCCCGTTATTTCGAGTGGTTCGGCGCCTTCAAGGAGGGCGGTGTGGGACTTTGCTGCGAAGCCGCAGCAAGGCTCATACTCTCACGTCCCTTTGCCCTGTGTGAGGAGGAAGTCCCATTTGAATCGGCATCGGGAGAATACGACGAGGAGCTCCTCAGCCTGCTCCTTGATGTGCGCGAGGAGATGTTCGCAGTACTTGGCGACGAGACTATCCCGCTTAATGAATCCCTCTGCCGCGTTCTGGACATAGCCGAAGAGGCTCAGCAGTACATAGACATGCCTGCCGCAGAAGCGGCAGAAACAGTGCCTGAGGACGCTCTGAGAGCTATATTCGGCTGCCTTGAGGAGCTTGAGCCCATTGACGAGAACTGGCTGCCCTATATACAGGACTGTAAGGCGAAGCTGCCGGCGGCTCCTGCCGCAGACAGCGATCACCTGCCCTATCTGCGCAGGATAGTCCAGTACCTCATATTCCGCTATCTGCTGAAAAGCGTTTACGACGGCGAGGTACTTGCTTACGCAAAATTCGGGTTGGTCAGCGTTATCGTCATAAGCAGCCTTTACCGCTGCAAAGCTGCCGAGGGAACCTGCGGCTTTGAGGAGTGTGCGGAGATAGCCAAGAACTACTCAAAAGAGGTGGAGTACTCCGACGAGAATATGGAGCAGCTCATTGAGCTCTTCCGCACCGAGGACTATTTCAGCTGCACCTCGCTGAAAAAGCTTCTGACGGCTCTGACAGGCGATAATGTGGGCAGAATCTGA